In Paenibacillus sonchi, the genomic stretch GGGCAGAAAGCTTCCGGATTGTCGGCAAAATCGCCTTCGGCGATCATCCCATGGTTAGCCAGTTTGTAGAGCTGCAGCAGATGGCCGGGGACACGCTCGCCAAAATGACCATTCCATCCCCGGCGCTATTCCACTTCGTGGAAAGCTATAACGGAAATGAGATCTACCCTGACCGGGAGGCATTGTTCCGCGATATTATCCAGGTCTACCAAGACGCCATCCGGGCCTTCTACGAGGCAGGCTGCCGTTATCTGCAGCTGGATGATACCACCTGGGGCACCCTGTGCAGCGGCAGACACCGGGCGCATCTGCGCAGCCGTGGCATCGATCCCGACCAGCTGGCGCAGGATTATGTTCGGCTGATCAACGAGAGTATCGCCGGACGGCCAGCGGATATGACCATTGCTCTGCATGTCTGCCGCGGCAATTTCCGCTCCACCTGGTTCGCTGCCGGAGGGTATGAACCTGTTGCCGAAGTCCTGTTCGGCCAGGCTGAAGTGGATGCCTTTTTCCTCGAATACGATAATGAGCGTTCCGGCGACTTCGCTCCGCTGCGCTTCATCCGGGACCAGCAGGTCGTCTTGGGGTTGGTAACTACGAAACACGGCGGTCTGGAGAGCAAAGAGCAGATCATCGCCCGTATAGAAGAAGCGGCACAGATTGTACCGATCGACCAGTTATGCCTCAGCGCCCAATGCGGCTTCGCATCGACCGAGGAAGGCAACATGCTCACAGAGGAAGAGCAGTGGGATAAGCTGCGGCTGATTATTGAGACGGCGGATGAAGTGTGGGTGTGAAATCATCCTGATCTGAAGAATGGCGTAATTCCATATAATTAATGTCGCATATTTCTATTAAAAATACGCTTTTTATGTGCTATTTTAAATGCAGATGTCAGAATATTATATATTGGAGGTATAAGCAGTGACGCTTAGAATCGGTGTATTAAGCTTATGGCATGTGCACGCCTGGGATTATATCAAGCAGGTCCAGGAACATGAGGATACCGTGATCGCTGCCGTGTGGGATGAAGATCCCGTACGGGGGCAGGCGGCTGCCGAGCAGTTGAACGTTCCTTTTTATGCATCACTGGCCGATCTGCTTGCGGAGGATGATATAGACGGCGTTATTGTGGATGCGCCCACCCGTATGCACACGGAGGTGCTGACCGCTGCCGCCAAAGCCGGAAAACACATTTTTACAGAAAAAGTGATTGCCGCGACTCTGAAAGAAGCCAACGCCATTCTCTCCGAGGTCTCCAAGCAGGGGGTAACCTTGACCGTTTCTTTGCCTCGTCTGTATGACGGGTACACCTTAGCGATTCAAGAGGTTCTCCGTCAGGGCCTGCTTGGCACCGTTACTTACGTCAGAGTGCGCTTGTCGCATGACGGAGCGATTGCCGGCTGGCTGCCGGCCCATTTTTATAATCTGGAGGACTGCCAGGGGGGAGCTTTGATTGATCTAGGGTGCCATCCGATGTACCTCACCAGACTCTTCCTGGGCCAAGCGGTGACCGGGGTTAGCGCAAGCTTTGGTTATGTCACCGGCAAGGAAGTGGAAGATAATGCCGTTACGACCCTTTCTACGGATTCCGGAGCGATCGGCGTCGTTGAAGCGGGCTTCGTCAACAGCCATTCACCTTTTGCAATCGAAGTGCATGGCACGGAAGGGACGCTGCTGTACGGGACACCGGACCAGAAGCTGCTGATTCGCACGAAGGCGGCAGGAGAGGTCTATCAGGAATGGACCGAATGGCCTCTGCCAGCCCCCGAAGAAAGCGCATTCCGGCAATGGGTGGCTCATATCCAAGCGAATACTTTTGCCGAGGACAATGTACAGGCAGCCTTAGAACTGACAAGGCTTATGGAAGCGGCGAACCTTGCGGCCAGGGAAGGCCGTACGATACTTTTGAAAGCGCTGATAGATTAGGATGATCCGGGAAGGTGCCGTATGGAGCCGGTGTTCATTTGAAAAAATGTTTGAGAAGCAGGATATGCTGGAACGTCTCGATATATGCATCGAATGGGGGCATTACGAGATCAAGGTGCTCCGCTTCCACTTGACCTCTTTTCCGGCAGGCAAAGTTATAGATTTCCACAAGCATGCGGAGTTTGAATTTCATTTCATCCCGCGCGGGCGGGGAAAGGTCATTCTCAGCGGGCAGCAATATTCTCTTTCGGAAGGCATGCTCTATCTGACCGGGCCGGGTGTGATCCACTACCAGGAAGCGGATGCCGGGGAAGCTATGGACGAACTGTGCCTGCATGTGGATATTACAGCCAAAGAAAGGGAAGGCGTTGACCCCTGGGAAGCCGCCGAAGCCGAGGAGACTATGGTCAAGCTGCGGGCTTTGCCTGTGGTTCCGGCGCATGATTATCATCGGGCGATGTACTGCTTTTTGGAAGCCTATGAAGCATGTGACGGGAAACTGCTCGGATATTACACTTCTATTAAACAACTGGTGATCAGCATCTTGTTGAAGACCATCAGGGCGTATGACAGCGGGGACAACCGTGCAGAAGCACCAGTGCGGAATATGGCAGCGTACAGATACGAATATGCGGTCCAGTATATGGAAGCCAATCATAAAATCCCTGTAACCCTGGACAATGTGGCGGAAAAGCTCCATATCAGCAGCAGACAGCTGCAGCGGATCTTCAAACAGGTTCAGCCGGAACGGCCGTTTAGCCGGATTCTTGAGGAAATCCGCCTGCAGGCAGTATGCCGTGCATTGGAAGAGAATTTATCCTCCATTGAGCAGATCGCCCAAGATTCGGGATTTACCAATGCCAATTATCTGCATGCTGTGTTCCGCAAACGTCTGGGCATGACGCCCGCAGCGTTCCGCGCGCTCAGACAGCAATCCAATTCAAAGTGAGGGTGACTTAATATGAGTACAACGTATCGGATAGGTATTATCGGTTGTGGCGGTATTGCTAACGGCAAGCATCTTCCCAGCCTGAGCAAGCTTCAGAATGTAGAGCTGGCCGCTTTTTGTGACATTATTGAAGAGCGGGCGGAAGAGGCCCGGCAGAAGTATGGAAGCGCAGAGGCAAAAGTATATACCCGATACACAGAGTTATTAAAAGATGGTTCGCTTGATATAGTCCATGTGCTTACCCCTAACATCTCCCATGCGGAAATTTCAATTGCCGCCTTGGAGGCCGGCAAGCATGTAATGTGCGAAAAACCGATGGCCAAAACAGCGGCGGAAGCCAAAGCAATGCTTGAAGCCGCCAAACGGACCGGCAAAAAACTGACGATCGGCTACAACAACCGTTTCAGGGAGGACAGCTTGTATCTTAAGCAGCTGTGCGAAGCCGGGGAGCTTGGCTCCATTTATTTTGCCAAGGCCCATGCCATCCGCCGCAGAGCTGTACCAACTTGGGGAGTGTTCCTGGATGAGGAGAAGCAGGGCGGCGGACCGTTGATTGATATCGGCACCCATGCGCTGGATTTGACCCTGTGGATGATGGACAACTATCAGCCCAAGGTGGTTCTCGGCACCACCCACCACGAGCTTTCACGGAGAGAGAATGCAGCCAATGCCTGGGGACCGTGGGACCCGAAGCAATTTTCGGTGGAGGATTCGGCCTTCGGGATGATTGTCATGGAGAATGGCGCCACTATTATGCTGGAGTCCAGCTGGGCGCTGAATTCGCTGGATGTCGATGAGGCCAAATGCAGCCTGAGCGGAACGGAAGCGGGAGCCGACATGAAACAAGGACTGCGCATTAATGGCGAGAAGCTGGGCCGTTTATATACGAACGAGATTGAGCTTAGTGCGGGCGGAGTGGCCTTCTACGAAGGCAGACAGGAAAGCGCACCGGATACCGAAATGCGCCAGTGGATTGAGGCGATTGACCAGGACAAAGAACCGGTGGTGACGCCTGAACAGGCCTACGTGGTTTCCCGGATTTTAGAAGCCCTCTATGAATCCTCGCGTACGGGCAAGGCCATTTATCTGAATGAACAGGACAGCAGATAATGTAGATGATTAAGGGGAAATCCAGGCAATATTTATTTGGATAATGACTTTTTATTGTGATTTTGTTATAGTGTCTATATTGAAAAAGCATAACACTTCAGCGATGAAGAGAAGAGTAATCAGGCGGCATCGTTCACAGAGAGCTTCGGAAGGGTGAAACGGAGCAGCGGTGCGCCTGACGAAAAAAGTCTCCGAGCTTCATACGGAATTGGGCCCTGTGCCCAAGGATGCTATGACGGGATCTCCCGTTACAGAGATAGGGTATAAGCGTAATGGCCGTACCCGAAGAGGCGGGCATGGTGACAGGTCCGTGAACAGAGGTGGTACCACGGCGCTGATTACAGCTCTCGTCCTCAAGATGACAATCTTGCGGATGAGGGCTTTTTTGTTTGCTTTTTACATTAACTGTTGAGGTGATTGTTCATGCATTGGTCCGAAAAAATAGCGAACCGGCTCATCGAAAGCCATCCGGAGCAGCAGACATTCGTATGCGCATCGGGGATTAGTCCGTCAGGCCACATTCATATAGGGAATTTCCGGGAGATTGTGACGACTTATTTTGTAAGCAGGGCGCTCGAAAAAGCCGGCAAACAGGTGCGGTTTATTTTTTCATGGGATGACTTTGACCGGTTCCGCAAGGTTCCGCTTCATGTAGATCCAAGCTTTGAGCAGTATATTGGCAGACCCTATACGCAGGTTCCTTGTCCTTACGGCTGTCACAACTCCTATGCCGAGCATTTCGAGCAGGAATTTGAAGAGGCGCTTCAGGCTTTTGGGATCAGGCCGGAATTTATTTATCAGAGCAAGGAGTATCAGTCCCGCCGGTACGCACCCGGAATTCTTCATGCGCTGCGCAGCAGAGGCGAAATCTATGATATCCTGATGTCGTTCAAGACGGGTGAAGCCAGCGAAGCGGACAGAGCCGCATTCTATCCTGTGAGTGTGTATTGCGGAGATTGTGGCAAGGACTCGACCACGGTGCATTCTTTTGATGAAGACAAAGAGCTCTTGTCCTATAGCTGTGCATGCGGTTATCATAGCAGTCTGTCTGTTCCCGAGGCGGATAAT encodes the following:
- a CDS encoding 5-methyltetrahydropteroyltriglutamate--homocysteine S-methyltransferase, encoding MISPVHGSKRNTPPFRYDIVGSFLRTEALKAARSLHLQGEITDGQLHEIENAEISKLLEQEKALGLKAVTDGEFRRSWWHLDFFLGVAGTQKISLDQGRSAKEAVQRAESFRIVGKIAFGDHPMVSQFVELQQMAGDTLAKMTIPSPALFHFVESYNGNEIYPDREALFRDIIQVYQDAIRAFYEAGCRYLQLDDTTWGTLCSGRHRAHLRSRGIDPDQLAQDYVRLINESIAGRPADMTIALHVCRGNFRSTWFAAGGYEPVAEVLFGQAEVDAFFLEYDNERSGDFAPLRFIRDQQVVLGLVTTKHGGLESKEQIIARIEEAAQIVPIDQLCLSAQCGFASTEEGNMLTEEEQWDKLRLIIETADEVWV
- a CDS encoding Gfo/Idh/MocA family protein, which encodes MTLRIGVLSLWHVHAWDYIKQVQEHEDTVIAAVWDEDPVRGQAAAEQLNVPFYASLADLLAEDDIDGVIVDAPTRMHTEVLTAAAKAGKHIFTEKVIAATLKEANAILSEVSKQGVTLTVSLPRLYDGYTLAIQEVLRQGLLGTVTYVRVRLSHDGAIAGWLPAHFYNLEDCQGGALIDLGCHPMYLTRLFLGQAVTGVSASFGYVTGKEVEDNAVTTLSTDSGAIGVVEAGFVNSHSPFAIEVHGTEGTLLYGTPDQKLLIRTKAAGEVYQEWTEWPLPAPEESAFRQWVAHIQANTFAEDNVQAALELTRLMEAANLAAREGRTILLKALID
- a CDS encoding helix-turn-helix domain-containing protein, with the protein product MIREGAVWSRCSFEKMFEKQDMLERLDICIEWGHYEIKVLRFHLTSFPAGKVIDFHKHAEFEFHFIPRGRGKVILSGQQYSLSEGMLYLTGPGVIHYQEADAGEAMDELCLHVDITAKEREGVDPWEAAEAEETMVKLRALPVVPAHDYHRAMYCFLEAYEACDGKLLGYYTSIKQLVISILLKTIRAYDSGDNRAEAPVRNMAAYRYEYAVQYMEANHKIPVTLDNVAEKLHISSRQLQRIFKQVQPERPFSRILEEIRLQAVCRALEENLSSIEQIAQDSGFTNANYLHAVFRKRLGMTPAAFRALRQQSNSK
- a CDS encoding Gfo/Idh/MocA family protein, with amino-acid sequence MSTTYRIGIIGCGGIANGKHLPSLSKLQNVELAAFCDIIEERAEEARQKYGSAEAKVYTRYTELLKDGSLDIVHVLTPNISHAEISIAALEAGKHVMCEKPMAKTAAEAKAMLEAAKRTGKKLTIGYNNRFREDSLYLKQLCEAGELGSIYFAKAHAIRRRAVPTWGVFLDEEKQGGGPLIDIGTHALDLTLWMMDNYQPKVVLGTTHHELSRRENAANAWGPWDPKQFSVEDSAFGMIVMENGATIMLESSWALNSLDVDEAKCSLSGTEAGADMKQGLRINGEKLGRLYTNEIELSAGGVAFYEGRQESAPDTEMRQWIEAIDQDKEPVVTPEQAYVVSRILEALYESSRTGKAIYLNEQDSR